The genome window gaaactggcACGAGAAGCCCAGGTGAGACAAGGTGATACAGCATTTTAATTCACCAAATTGCTTGCTAGCCAGTAATGATAGAATCCATTTAGCGATGTAGTGACAATATTCTCGAACCAATGGCAAAAgggcgttaaaaaaaaaacggtacGTCCAAGAGAGAAGTCAAAGTGCCAAGGACTGAATGCGTGAAGCTGTAAATAACAGGGCTGCTGCTGTAAGATCTGATGAACATGTGAATGTCATTATCATTAAAACTGGTTGCAGATAATTATTTACGACCCCGATTCCTATAGAAGATGGAACACGATGTACTTtattgaaaacagtacaaagacaacatatttaatattttacctTATCAGCTCAATTCATTTTTGTAAGAATATGCTCAATCTGAATTTGATGCTAGCACTGAACAAGGTGCaataagagcaaaaaaaacTACTGAGAAAAGTTGTGGAATGcttaaaaacacctgtttggaactctccacaggtaaacaggttaatTGGTAACAGGTTATAGGGTCAGGGTTGAATGTGAAAGTGGCATCGTTGATCTGTAACACTTAAAACAGTTgcactctgttttcttttacgTTTTACACAACTTTTCTGGAATCGGTTTTGTTAAATTCAGACCTGTGTCAAAACCTAttaaattgaatgttttattaatttattgtattatatctttaacttgAGGTGAGTGATAAGGAGCAGGCAAAGTCAAAGGTTCTATGAAAAACTAATTTGAAAATCAAGGATCTAATCATAAAGcaactgcagattttttttgttgttgcacaaATTACTGTCTGCAGCACTGACAATGAAAGCATATGAGAAAAGGAGTCTAATTTTAATTCACTGCCAAGATGTGACACTTTATCAACGGAGCTTGTGATTTCCTCATTTGTTGCCGTCAAGCACTACAGCCACCTTACAAAACATGCCAAGCTCTGCCTGAGCTGCTCTGAGAACACGGTACACTGCAAGATGTGACCCACTTGCAATAAAGTGCATTGAGAGTTCAGTTCTCATGGTAGATGAGAAGCGATGTTGGGCTAGCACAGCTGAGAGATTGTCATCACAGTATAGCTGATATGAAGAAAAACCTAATGTGACATGAACTAGATCTCTCGGAGGGGAGGGGAAATCAAAAAAGGATAGGGCGACAGGAGAATTGTCAAGACAACAAAGAGAGACGGGAGTGTTGGTCCTATAGTCTCTGTGTCAAGTCAGGAATGTCACAGTTGAGCACAGTGCTTCATGGGTAGGGTAGTTCTTTTAAGAGGGTAGGATGTGTTGTCTTGGGCTTCAACCAGGCACCCAGCTCTGGTTGCTGTGAGCTTGCTGAGGACCAGCCAGACCGCTCATTCCCATCCCCATGCCCATGGTCACACCCATGCCCATACCCATGCCGATGCCCACCCCCTGGGCTAGGGAGCAGTCAAAGTTAAAGTCCATCTCCTCCCCAGAGTCCATAATGTCTTGGAGGAGGATGGACTCCACATCGCAGTCCAAGCTTCCATGGAACATGTCAATGTCCAGGTCAGCTGGTAGTCTCTCATGAGGATGAGGTTGGTGATAGCCGTGGTAGTTGCTACCAACACTACCATTCCCCATCCCCTGGCTGTGGTGGTATGGTCCATTAGTCATGCCTTGGTGTTGTGGGTCAGGGTAATGGTTGTGACGGGGGTGTGGGGCAGTGGCCACATGGCAGGAGTCCTGAGGCATGCCAAGCATACCTGCTGGGTTTGGGGGCAGGGTGGTGGATGCTGGGAGGTGGGCATGTGATGGGGGGCTGTACAGGTAGGGAGCTTTGTGGTTGTAGGTGTGGAGCTGATTGCTGTTGCCGCGAGGGGTCAGGGCCGCAGCCCGGGGTGGTGTGTGGTTATGGCTCTGGCTGAGGTTGTGACCGTTGTGGGCGAGGCTGTGAGGTgagctgtggttgtggttggtTACATTGTTGTGATTATGAGTATGGCTGTGAGTTCTGTTATGGCTATGAGCTGAGCTGTGACTAAGAGGTCCAttgtggctgtggctgtggccaTTGTGGTGTCCGGGGAGGTGGCTGTGATGGTTGGAGCCTACTCCATTCGtagtttgactcatcaatggaTGGCTTTCCCTCTCCTGTCCCAGCATCATGTCCTTGGAACAGTATGGCTGGCCAGCTGGACCCCCTGTTAGTAGACTCTGCAGGGCATTGGTGCTGGAGTACGCCCGCATGGTTCCAGAGAAACTGGCTGGCTTGTTCTCCTGAATGGTCTGCATGGGTGAGTGGTGGCACAACATCCCCATGCTTGTTGCACTGTAGACTCCTGTCCCATAGGGGCTCTGTCCCTTCACTCCAGAGCTGTAGTGGTAGACAGGTGTTTGGTGCTTATGTCTGCCAACAGCTGGATGCTGCTGGTGCTGTTGTGAtgggtgatggtgatgataacTATCCTCCATCAGTTGCTCATCTAGACTGATGGCACCTGTTAGGTTAGCAAGCTGAGGCAGCTGCTCCAAGGGAGGACAGCGATTCCCTGTCCCCATGGATGGAGAGCGGGCACTGGTCGGTGAGGGGTAGAGGTGGGGAGAGGTGGAACAGGACAGACCACcctcctctggttcctctggCTCTCCCTCTGCGAGGATAGGTGACAGACGTCCACTCAGGGTAGAGGCCGACGAACTGGCCCTGGAATGAAGGTCTGTCCAAGCGTCAAACTCTCCGTCTGTACCAGATGCACCTCCAGATCCTGGGTGGCCTTTCCTTGGTGGGCTGCCATGGTCAGGGGAGCCCTGAAGCCCCACTACAGCAGACCCAGCTCCTATCCCAGGACGGCCAACCCTCTTCCCTCTGATGCGACCTTTGCTTTTTAGGTATTTAGTGCTGTTGTCCATGGAGACTGCTCGCCGGCGGGGGGTTTTGCCCATCTTGCCACCATCTGGGTTAAGCATCCACCAAGAACTCTTTCCTGTTCCCTCATTCTGCACCCTGATAAAACGTGTGTGGAGGGATAGGTTGTGCCGGATTGAGTTCtgcagagagatgagagagacaCATGATGAGAGAAGCACCAAATGAAATTGTGATATATACACATTACTTATTATGTGTATACAAACGAGAAGAGGAATGCTTTAAATTAGTGAAATTTGCATAAGATTCATAAAatgtttcagaggaaaataagaatGTTTGACATCAAACATAAGAACCAACAATGCTGACAAACTTAATCACAAACCACAGCTGTCACAACTGCTTATAAATCATTCCATCTTTACATGCTGAGTCACAGAAATAATACGGCAAATTATCAGGTCGCTTCTATGTCTATTATTAGATAGAGAGTAGATACACAGCCCTCTGTGCAATCAGTGTCAACCAAAGTCATAAAACTGAGAGCAAattcagaaacacaaacatgtccCGAGGACGGCTACAGCTGGCATGGAGCAAGACCCTGTCAGCGTCATCCAACCTGAAACGACCTGAAACTCAGTTTTAAGACACTCTCCTTATGCACGTCAATCCTCCCACTTTCATTTCCGTCAATCCATCTGTCCTCCTCTACTGCTCCTTTCAGCCAGGCTGATGTAAGCTGCTGTGGTTGggtgtactgtatgtttgaagTCGGTGCCAGTCTGGCTTAGTGCCAGCCCTGTCTCCTTCGCTCTCGTAGTTTGAATGGGGGGATGTATCGCAAGATTGAGCCGGGAGCAAGGAAGGCTAATGGATGTATCCCACCCTCCGACATCTACCTTCGCTGCCTATCTGCCTTCCCCTCCCGTGTTCTGTCTGCATCATGATCCCTCTTTTTCTATTGTCACAGAGTGCtacatgttttcagatttttcttttccttattTCAAACACTACTTTGCATACAACACTCCTTTTCCACTTACGCTTCCAATCTCTATGCCTTCAGTTGTACAGTGTGTCACAAATTACTTTCCAATTATCCTCTACACAGGCATTTACAGTCAGTGACTCAGTCATTCCAAGGATATACTTTTTTATGGTATTATCATTTACATCTGAATGCTGATGGTTTCTGATGTGCAACAGAGTCTTTCGTTGCAATCCGGCTCTTTGTTGTGCATGAGGCATTTTGATGCTCAAGCAGGAAAATATCAAATCAAAAGCACCTCCTGCGGTTTAGGAATATACTGGTACAATAGATAGATTCAGATTGAGGGGTAGTCACACCTTCACCATCTCCATTATGTTGCAGATTATTTGTATTCACACTGAATTGCACGGCAgggaaacaaataaatcaaattgcGGCGGAGAATACATAAATGGCAGGCGAACTGAATTCAGGTGATCTGTGAATGCCTCCTTGGGTTATCTCGCTGTGACACCTCCGGCATTGGGTAACCATGGCAACCGGGTAAACGTGCAACAGCAGAACTATATCATATTGTGGTGAGAgtcaagagagggagagagcgatgGAGGGAGAGTGGGGGATGGGGGATGGGGGAAAGGATGCAAGAGGAGGCGGTTgtttgatgctgctgctccaacacTAAACAGCCTTTCATCTCGGCAGTGCAGGTCCGCAGGGGATGCCCGCTCCCTGCTTCTGACGGCTTCTCTACGTGCCGCGCCAACTCCCTGTCTCACCCTGGCTGGATCATCCACCTATCATACCACTCCAAACCATCCCATCAAGTCCTGAGCATGCCTGAATTAAAACATATGTAAGCTTTCATGCCATTCCACCACGGTCGGTTAAAAATGGGGCatctttcagagagctgaaccACTTCATGCTGAAACTCTGTGTGACCTGTCTGATTCCAATCGCGATTTATCCCTGTACGAGGGAAGAGCAGCCCCATTGAACTTGGAGGGATTTGTCATCATCCCAAACCCTCTTTATCTGATGAATCCACCTGCTAGAGAGATTTGAGAGATTTCGGACAGTGGCCAGCCATGGCATCATCATCGCTAGCTGATGGCTTCCTGTCGTGTAGTTTTCCACCACATGTTTTTCCCTGTCAtcctgttcctgtgtgtttgtgtgtgtgtgtgttttaaaatctAAGAATAGCTCAGGTTGCAGGTGGTTCAACTGTGGGTGTGGTTCTGTCCACCTCCTGTTCCCTGAGTCTGAGTCAGGGGCAATTTGGCCAGCCTATGGCCCTCACGCCCCCAAAACAAGCAGTCACTGCTAATCCCCCTCCATCCCCGAGTAATCCCAGACAATCCTGGGCTAATCCCAAGTTGATTCAGGGGCACTCCCAGCTGGGTGTCTCACACAGAGCCATGCCAGGTCACCGCAGCCACAGCGGGCAGCCTGGATATGCTATGATCCAATAGTTACA of Sparus aurata chromosome 17, fSpaAur1.1, whole genome shotgun sequence contains these proteins:
- the LOC115567848 gene encoding forkhead box protein O3-like; this encodes MLMMEDDELDAHQVDSDFEPQSRPRSCTWPLPCPEDFPVGHEVSGGLPLANIKVEPEDVPACRAGLVGGTPGELKHPAGAPAPTGATHPCLAGAALDVTGPLRKAKSSRRNAWGNQSYADLITRAIESTPEKRLTLSQIYDWMVRYVPYFKDKGDSNSSAGWKNSIRHNLSLHTRFIRVQNEGTGKSSWWMLNPDGGKMGKTPRRRAVSMDNSTKYLKSKGRIRGKRVGRPGIGAGSAVVGLQGSPDHGSPPRKGHPGSGGASGTDGEFDAWTDLHSRASSSASTLSGRLSPILAEGEPEEPEEGGLSCSTSPHLYPSPTSARSPSMGTGNRCPPLEQLPQLANLTGAISLDEQLMEDSYHHHHPSQQHQQHPAVGRHKHQTPVYHYSSGVKGQSPYGTGVYSATSMGMLCHHSPMQTIQENKPASFSGTMRAYSSTNALQSLLTGGPAGQPYCSKDMMLGQERESHPLMSQTTNGVGSNHHSHLPGHHNGHSHSHNGPLSHSSAHSHNRTHSHTHNHNNVTNHNHSSPHSLAHNGHNLSQSHNHTPPRAAALTPRGNSNQLHTYNHKAPYLYSPPSHAHLPASTTLPPNPAGMLGMPQDSCHVATAPHPRHNHYPDPQHQGMTNGPYHHSQGMGNGSVGSNYHGYHQPHPHERLPADLDIDMFHGSLDCDVESILLQDIMDSGEEMDFNFDCSLAQGVGIGMGMGMGVTMGMGMGMSGLAGPQQAHSNQSWVPG